The proteins below come from a single Mercenaria mercenaria strain notata chromosome 3, MADL_Memer_1, whole genome shotgun sequence genomic window:
- the LOC123523681 gene encoding uncharacterized protein LOC123523681 — MAKQAYLLCLAVVLVITNLAECGRRVTTKKLLAELQRINETLCEKLNDANENIRALREKKIDFPTCPVPCQPGCQTGEMCINLDQTGAIVGSLAGVDVFSEMTPLMDGKPCSRQIVLKVHFRKDLPLQEPEEKDLPLREKEKIAPMLKEDLTLKEKVSTLQEDCPDEKSLTKLPLQRMLKVQMYLSNGERSGTMFNIGDSRTNNGFAGDSGTQTFDAEIQGLSQTTKNIHVYGHDNCNSALLYNHIGALDYPVSVVNFWIKNQYLKVSNDYDGLIQSTCDSCLFALQGQTDAEGPENEDIYIGANRVVLGGNNRTGVGLCYMKLRWVNGPFQ; from the exons ATGGCAAAGCAGGCTTACCTTCTTTGCCTTGCTGTTGTTTTAGTGATTACAAACCTTGCTGAATGTGGTCGTCGTGTAACGACAAAAAAGCTATTAGCAGAGCTTCAAAGGATTAATGAAACACTTTGTGAAAAGCTCAATGatgcaaatgaaaatataagGGCACTCCGGGAGAAGAAAATTGATTTTCCAACTTGTCCAGTTCCTTGTCAACCTG GTTGTCAGACTGGAGAGATGTGTATTAACCTGGATCAGACCGGTGCTATCGTCGGAAGTTTAGCCGGCGTTGATGTGTTCTCTGAAATGACGCCGCTTATGGATGGAAAGCCATGCAGCagacaaattgttttaaaa GTTCATTTCCGGAAGGATTTGCCACTCCAAGAACCTGAAGAGAAGGATTTGCCTCTTCGAGAGAAAGAGAAGATTGCGCCAATGCTAAAGGAGGATCTGACACTTAAAGAGAAGGTTTCGACACTTCAAGAGGATTGTCCCGATGAAAAGAGTTTAACAAAATTGCCTCTGCAACGTATGTTGAAAGTACAGATGTACCTATCAAACGGCGAAAGAAGCGGAACTATGTTTAACATAGGGGATAGCCGTACCAACAATGGCTTTG CTGGAGACAGTGGCACTCAAACGTTTGATGCAGAAATACAAGGATTATCACAGACAACAAAGAATATTCACGTGTATGGGCATGACAACTGTAATTCAGCGCTACTGTATAA tcaCATTGGTGCCCTTGATTATCCAGTAAGCGTTGTGAACTTCTGGATAAAGAACCAGTACCTGAAGGTTTCAAATGACTACGACGGACTTATTCAGTCCACCTGTGATTCTTGCCTGTTTGCTCTACAGGGCCAAACTGATGCAGAAGGCCCAGAAAACGAAGACATTTATATCGGAGCAAACAGAGTCGTTCTTGGTGGGAACAATAGAACAGGTGTTGGACTGTGTTACATGAAATTACGTTGGGTGAATGGACCATTTCAGTAA